The following coding sequences are from one Pseudomonas mendocina window:
- a CDS encoding NADP(H)-dependent aldo-keto reductase: MEYRKLGRTDLDVSALCLGSMTWGEQNSEAEGFAQIERAKAGGVNFIDTAEMYPVPPRAETYSKTEQIIGNYFKQHGDRADWILASKIAGPGNGISHIRDGQLKFNRAHIVAALDASLKRLQTDWIDLYQLHWPERPTNFFGQLGYRHQDVDFTPLEETLEVLDEQVKAGKIRHIGLSNETPWGTMKFLQLAEQRGWPRAVSIQNPYNLLNRSFEVGLAEVAIREQCGLLAYSPLAFGMLSGKYEGGARPQGTRISLFSRFARYTNPQSEAACSRYVALAREHGLDPAQMALAFVTAQPFVTSNIIGATSLEQLDSNLASAELKLSEEVLAGIEAIHKAQPNPAP, encoded by the coding sequence ATGGAATACCGCAAGCTAGGCCGAACCGATCTCGATGTCAGCGCCCTGTGCCTGGGCAGCATGACCTGGGGCGAGCAGAACAGCGAAGCCGAAGGCTTTGCCCAGATCGAGCGAGCCAAGGCCGGCGGCGTCAACTTCATCGATACCGCCGAGATGTATCCGGTGCCACCGCGCGCCGAGACCTACAGCAAGACCGAACAGATCATCGGCAACTACTTCAAGCAGCACGGTGACCGCGCCGACTGGATTCTGGCCAGCAAGATCGCCGGCCCCGGCAATGGCATCAGCCATATCCGTGACGGCCAGTTGAAGTTCAACCGTGCGCACATCGTCGCCGCGCTGGACGCCAGCCTGAAACGCCTACAGACCGACTGGATCGACCTGTACCAACTGCACTGGCCGGAGCGCCCGACCAACTTCTTCGGCCAGCTCGGCTATCGCCACCAGGACGTCGATTTCACGCCGCTGGAAGAAACCCTGGAAGTACTCGACGAGCAGGTGAAAGCCGGCAAGATCCGCCATATCGGCCTGTCCAATGAGACGCCATGGGGGACAATGAAATTCCTGCAACTGGCCGAACAACGTGGCTGGCCGCGTGCAGTCTCGATCCAGAACCCCTACAACCTGCTCAACCGCAGCTTCGAAGTAGGCCTGGCGGAAGTGGCGATTCGCGAACAGTGCGGCCTGCTGGCCTATTCGCCCCTGGCGTTCGGCATGCTCAGCGGCAAGTACGAAGGCGGCGCCCGCCCGCAAGGCACACGCATCAGCCTGTTCAGCCGCTTCGCTCGCTACACCAACCCGCAGTCGGAAGCAGCCTGTTCGCGCTACGTCGCCCTGGCCCGTGAGCATGGCCTGGATCCGGCACAGATGGCCTTGGCCTTCGTTACCGCGCAGCCCTTCGTGACCAGCAACATCATCGGCGCTACCAGCCTGGAGCAACTGGACAGCAACCTGGCCAGCGCCGAGCTGAAGCTCTCCGAGGAGGTGCTTGCCGGTATCGAGGCGATCCACAAGGCGCAGCCCAACCCAGCGCCCTGA
- the rplM gene encoding 50S ribosomal protein L13, which yields MKTFTAKPETVKRDWFVVDAAGKTLGRLATEIASRLRGKHKPEYTPHVDTGDYIVVINAEQVRVTGAKTSDKMYYSHSGFPGGIKEINFEKLIARAPERVIETAVKGMLPKNPLGRDMYRKLKVYKGAVHPHTAQQPQELKI from the coding sequence ATGAAAACTTTTACTGCTAAACCGGAAACAGTAAAACGCGACTGGTTCGTCGTTGATGCTGCTGGCAAGACCCTGGGTCGTCTGGCCACCGAAATCGCGAGCCGTCTGCGTGGCAAGCACAAGCCTGAGTACACTCCTCACGTTGACACTGGCGACTACATCGTCGTGATCAATGCCGAGCAGGTACGTGTGACTGGTGCCAAGACCAGCGACAAAATGTACTACTCCCACTCCGGCTTCCCGGGCGGCATCAAAGAGATCAACTTCGAGAAGCTGATCGCTCGTGCTCCTGAGCGCGTGATCGAGACTGCGGTCAAAGGCATGCTGCCGAAGAACCCGCTGGGTCGCGACATGTATCGTAAGCTGAAGGTGTACAAGGGTGCAGTTCACCCGCACACCGCTCAGCAGCCCCAAGAACTGAAGATTTAA
- the rpsI gene encoding 30S ribosomal protein S9, translated as MSATQNYGTGRRKTATARVFLRPGTGNISINNRALDTFFGRETARMVVRQPLELTETVEKFDIFVTVAGGGVSGQAGAIRHGITRALIEYDETLRSPLRKAGYVTRDAREVERKKVGLRKARKRPQYSKR; from the coding sequence ATGTCGGCGACTCAAAATTACGGCACTGGCCGTCGCAAGACCGCAACCGCGCGCGTTTTCCTGCGTCCGGGTACTGGTAACATCTCGATCAACAACCGCGCCCTGGATACCTTCTTCGGTCGTGAAACCGCTCGCATGGTCGTGCGTCAGCCGCTGGAGCTGACCGAGACTGTTGAGAAGTTCGACATCTTCGTCACCGTTGCTGGTGGTGGTGTCAGCGGTCAGGCCGGTGCGATCCGTCACGGTATCACCCGCGCTCTGATCGAGTACGACGAGACCCTGCGCAGCCCGCTGCGTAAAGCTGGTTACGTCACTCGTGATGCCCGTGAAGTTGAGCGTAAGAAAGTCGGTCTGCGTAAAGCGCGTAAGCGTCCGCAGTACTCGAAGCGTTAA
- a CDS encoding cytochrome c1: MKKLFAAFVFAALPALAMGAASNHPLDKVDIDLRDKAAMQDGARTFANYCMGCHSAQYQRYERVADDLGIPHEVMLDNLVFNDAKIGDHMKIGMKPADAKAWFGAAPPDLTLVARVRGTDWLYTYLRTFYADPTRPLGANNKVFPNVGMPNVLVSLQGNQVIGCKQVQVVENGKKQFDPLTGTPITHEACDQLTVEPNTGKLSEAEFDEKVKNLVTFLAYSANPVKLESQRIGTYVLLYLAFFFVFAYLLKREYWKDVH, translated from the coding sequence ATGAAAAAGCTCTTCGCTGCATTTGTTTTCGCTGCGCTGCCTGCCCTGGCCATGGGCGCTGCCAGCAACCATCCGCTGGACAAGGTGGATATCGACCTGCGCGACAAGGCTGCCATGCAGGATGGCGCGCGTACTTTCGCCAACTACTGCATGGGCTGCCACTCGGCCCAGTATCAGCGCTACGAGCGTGTTGCCGATGACCTTGGTATCCCGCACGAAGTCATGCTGGACAATCTGGTGTTCAACGACGCCAAGATTGGTGACCACATGAAGATCGGCATGAAACCGGCCGATGCCAAGGCATGGTTCGGTGCGGCACCGCCCGATCTGACTCTGGTCGCTCGTGTGCGTGGTACCGATTGGCTGTATACCTACCTGCGTACCTTCTACGCTGACCCGACTCGCCCGCTGGGAGCCAACAACAAGGTGTTCCCGAACGTGGGTATGCCCAATGTACTGGTCAGCCTGCAGGGCAATCAGGTCATTGGTTGCAAGCAGGTTCAGGTAGTGGAAAACGGCAAGAAGCAGTTCGACCCGCTGACCGGTACGCCGATCACTCACGAGGCCTGTGACCAACTGACCGTCGAGCCGAACACCGGCAAGCTGAGCGAAGCCGAGTTCGACGAGAAGGTGAAGAACCTGGTGACCTTCCTGGCCTACTCGGCCAACCCGGTCAAGCTGGAGTCCCAGCGCATCGGTACCTACGTGCTGCTGTACCTGGCGTTCTTCTTCGTGTTCGCCTACCTGCTCAAGCGTGAGTACTGGAAGGACGTACACTAA
- a CDS encoding YraN family protein translates to MSSHNDLGRAAEQAARQHLERNGLRLIEQNWRCRQGELDLVMLDGDTVVFVEVRARRHSAWGGALESVDARKRGKLIMAAELFLQQQSRWARHPCRFDVVAISTNGATHLDWIKNAFDA, encoded by the coding sequence TTGAGCAGCCATAACGATCTGGGCCGTGCCGCCGAGCAGGCGGCACGTCAGCACCTGGAACGGAACGGCTTGCGCCTGATCGAACAGAACTGGAGATGTCGCCAAGGCGAGCTCGATCTGGTCATGCTTGATGGCGATACAGTAGTATTCGTCGAAGTCCGCGCCCGCCGTCACAGCGCCTGGGGCGGCGCCCTGGAGAGTGTCGATGCGCGCAAGCGTGGCAAGTTGATCATGGCCGCCGAGCTCTTCCTCCAGCAGCAGTCTCGCTGGGCACGCCACCCCTGCCGCTTCGACGTGGTCGCCATCAGCACTAACGGCGCCACACATCTCGACTGGATCAAGAACGCCTTCGACGCCTGA
- a CDS encoding acyl-CoA dehydrogenase family protein: MIPRTIFSSDHELFRDSVRKFLEQEAVPYHHQWEKDGHVDRALWNKAGEAGMLCSHIPEEYGGMAADFLYSTVVIEEIGRLGLTGIGFSLHSDIVAPYILHYGSEAQKQHYLPKLVSGEMVTAIAMTEPGAGSDLQGVKTTAVLDGDEYVINGSKTFITNGWLADLVIVVAKTDPKAGAKGTSLFLVEANTPGFSKGKRLEKVGMKAQDTSELFFQDVRVPKENLLGQPGMGFAYLMQELPQERLTVGIGALASAEAALQWTLDYTRERKAFGKSVSDFQNTRFKLAEMATEIQVGRVFVDRCLELHLQRKLDVPTAAMLKYWGTDLQCKVLDECVQLHGGYGFMWEYPVARAWADARVQRIYAGTNEIMKEIIARSLV; the protein is encoded by the coding sequence ATGATCCCCAGAACGATATTCAGCTCCGACCATGAACTGTTTCGCGACAGCGTGCGCAAGTTTCTCGAGCAGGAGGCCGTTCCCTATCACCACCAGTGGGAAAAGGACGGCCATGTCGACCGCGCGCTTTGGAACAAGGCAGGCGAGGCCGGCATGCTCTGCTCGCATATTCCTGAAGAGTACGGCGGTATGGCGGCCGACTTCCTCTACAGCACCGTGGTGATCGAGGAAATCGGGCGTCTGGGCCTGACCGGCATCGGCTTCTCCCTGCATTCGGATATCGTCGCGCCCTACATCCTCCATTACGGCAGCGAAGCGCAGAAGCAGCATTACCTGCCCAAGCTGGTGAGCGGCGAGATGGTCACCGCCATCGCCATGACCGAACCGGGCGCCGGCTCCGACTTGCAGGGCGTGAAGACCACCGCCGTGCTCGACGGCGACGAGTACGTGATCAACGGCTCGAAGACTTTCATCACCAACGGCTGGCTGGCTGATCTGGTGATCGTCGTGGCCAAGACTGATCCCAAGGCCGGTGCCAAGGGCACCAGTCTGTTCCTGGTCGAGGCCAACACGCCCGGGTTCTCCAAGGGCAAGCGCCTGGAGAAGGTCGGCATGAAGGCGCAGGACACCTCCGAGCTGTTCTTCCAGGATGTGCGCGTGCCCAAGGAAAATCTGCTGGGCCAGCCGGGCATGGGCTTCGCCTATTTGATGCAGGAATTACCTCAGGAGCGCCTGACCGTCGGCATTGGCGCCCTGGCGTCGGCCGAAGCGGCGCTGCAATGGACGCTCGACTACACCCGCGAGCGCAAGGCGTTCGGTAAGTCGGTGTCGGACTTCCAGAATACGCGTTTCAAGCTGGCCGAGATGGCCACCGAGATACAGGTGGGGCGCGTTTTCGTCGATCGCTGCCTGGAGCTGCATCTGCAGCGCAAGCTGGACGTGCCCACAGCCGCGATGCTCAAGTATTGGGGTACCGACCTGCAGTGTAAGGTGCTCGACGAATGCGTGCAGTTGCACGGCGGTTACGGCTTCATGTGGGAATATCCGGTGGCGCGGGCCTGGGCCGATGCGCGAGTGCAGCGAATCTACGCCGGCACCAACGAGATCATGAAGGAGATCATCGCTCGCTCCCTGGTCTGA
- a CDS encoding cytochrome bc complex cytochrome b subunit, whose amino-acid sequence MSKFMEWVDARFPATKMWEDHLSKYYAPKNFNFFYFFGSLALLVLVNQIVTGIWLTMSFTPSAEEAFASVEYIMRDVEYGWILRYLHSTGASAFFVVVYLHMFRGLLYGSYQKPRELVWIFGMLIYLVLMAEAFMGYLLPWGQMSYWGAQVIISLFGAIPVIGDDLTQWIRGDYLISGITLNRFFALHVIALPIVLLGLVVLHILALHEVGSNNPDGVDIKKFKDENGVPLDGIAFHPYYTVKDIVGVVVFLFVFCFVVFFFPEMGGYFLEKPNFEAANPFKTPDHIAPVWYFTPFYAILRAVPDKLLGVIAMGAAIAVLFVLPWLDRSPVKSMRYKGWLSKIWLVVFCISFVILGVLGVLAPTPGRTLLSQICTFLYFAYFVLMPFYTRMEKTKPVPERVTG is encoded by the coding sequence ATGAGCAAATTCATGGAATGGGTGGATGCGCGCTTCCCTGCCACCAAGATGTGGGAAGACCATCTCTCCAAATACTACGCACCGAAGAATTTCAACTTCTTCTACTTCTTTGGCTCGCTGGCGCTGCTGGTGCTGGTCAACCAGATCGTTACCGGTATCTGGCTGACCATGAGCTTCACTCCGTCCGCCGAGGAAGCCTTCGCCTCCGTCGAATACATCATGCGTGATGTCGAGTACGGCTGGATCCTGCGCTACCTGCACTCCACCGGCGCTTCGGCGTTCTTCGTGGTGGTCTACCTGCACATGTTCCGCGGTCTGCTCTACGGCTCGTACCAGAAGCCGCGCGAGCTGGTGTGGATCTTCGGCATGCTGATCTACCTGGTGCTGATGGCCGAGGCCTTCATGGGCTACCTGCTGCCTTGGGGCCAGATGTCCTACTGGGGTGCCCAGGTGATCATCTCGCTGTTCGGTGCCATCCCGGTGATCGGCGATGACCTGACCCAGTGGATCCGTGGTGACTACCTGATCTCCGGCATCACCCTGAACCGCTTCTTCGCCCTGCACGTGATCGCGCTGCCTATCGTGCTGCTCGGCCTGGTCGTGCTGCACATTCTGGCGCTGCACGAAGTCGGTTCGAACAACCCTGATGGCGTCGACATCAAGAAGTTCAAGGACGAGAACGGTGTGCCGCTCGACGGGATCGCGTTCCACCCTTACTACACCGTGAAAGACATCGTCGGCGTTGTAGTCTTCCTCTTCGTATTCTGCTTCGTGGTGTTCTTCTTCCCGGAAATGGGGGGCTACTTCCTCGAGAAGCCGAACTTCGAAGCGGCCAACCCGTTCAAGACGCCTGATCACATCGCTCCGGTTTGGTACTTCACGCCGTTCTACGCGATTCTGCGCGCAGTACCGGACAAGCTGCTCGGCGTTATCGCCATGGGCGCTGCCATCGCGGTGCTGTTCGTGCTGCCCTGGCTCGACCGTAGCCCGGTCAAGTCCATGCGTTACAAGGGTTGGCTGAGCAAGATCTGGCTGGTGGTCTTCTGCATCTCCTTCGTCATCCTCGGCGTACTGGGTGTGCTGGCTCCGACCCCGGGTCGTACCCTGCTGTCGCAGATCTGCACGTTCCTGTACTTCGCGTACTTCGTCCTGATGCCGTTCTACACCAGGATGGAGAAGACCAAACCGGTTCCGGAAAGGGTGACTGGCTGA
- a CDS encoding ClpXP protease specificity-enhancing factor, which translates to MNSSRPYLVRALYEWIVDNDCTPHLLVNAEYPGVQVPSGFASDGQIVLNASPSAVRQLHMDNQAVSFEGRFGGVAHTLYIPVPAILAIYARENGQGMVFDMEPPVASGPEEPGPDDGGPDDGGEPPRPSGRPSLKVVK; encoded by the coding sequence ATGAATTCCAGCCGTCCTTATCTGGTTCGTGCGCTTTACGAGTGGATAGTCGATAACGACTGCACACCGCATCTTCTGGTCAATGCCGAATACCCAGGCGTGCAGGTTCCGTCGGGCTTTGCCAGTGATGGTCAGATCGTATTGAATGCGTCGCCCAGCGCGGTTCGTCAGCTGCATATGGACAACCAGGCGGTGAGTTTCGAAGGGCGCTTTGGTGGCGTGGCTCATACGTTGTATATCCCGGTGCCAGCGATATTGGCGATCTATGCGCGTGAGAATGGGCAGGGCATGGTCTTCGACATGGAGCCGCCAGTTGCCTCTGGCCCGGAAGAGCCGGGGCCGGACGATGGTGGTCCTGATGACGGTGGCGAGCCGCCACGTCCCAGTGGCCGGCCAAGCCTCAAAGTGGTCAAGTAA
- a CDS encoding phosphoheptose isomerase produces MDMQSRILQLFQASIDTKQQAMEVLSPYIEHASMVMVQALLNEGKILTCGNGGSAGDAQHFSSELLNRFERERPSLPAIALTTDSSTITSIANDYSYNEIFSKQIRALGQPGDVLLAISTSGNSANVIQAIQAAHDREMTVVALTGRDGGGMASLLLPEDVEIRVPAKVTARIQEVHLLVIHCLCDLIDSQLFGSEE; encoded by the coding sequence ATGGACATGCAATCCCGAATCCTCCAGCTCTTCCAAGCCAGCATCGACACCAAGCAACAGGCCATGGAAGTCCTGAGCCCCTACATCGAGCACGCCAGCATGGTGATGGTTCAAGCGCTGCTCAACGAGGGCAAGATTCTTACCTGCGGCAACGGTGGCTCTGCGGGCGATGCCCAGCACTTTTCCTCAGAACTGCTCAACCGCTTCGAGCGCGAGCGCCCGAGCCTGCCGGCCATCGCCCTGACCACCGACAGCTCGACCATCACCTCGATCGCCAACGACTACAGCTACAACGAGATTTTCTCCAAGCAGATTCGAGCACTCGGCCAACCCGGCGACGTGCTGCTGGCAATTTCCACCAGCGGCAACTCGGCAAATGTCATCCAGGCCATTCAAGCTGCACATGATCGCGAGATGACTGTTGTCGCCCTCACCGGGCGCGACGGCGGCGGCATGGCCTCGCTACTGTTACCCGAGGACGTGGAAATCCGCGTTCCAGCCAAAGTCACCGCACGCATCCAGGAAGTCCACCTGCTGGTCATCCACTGCCTGTGCGACCTGATCGATAGTCAATTGTTTGGGAGTGAAGAATGA
- the petA gene encoding ubiquinol-cytochrome c reductase iron-sulfur subunit: MSNDGVNAGRRRFLVAATSVVGAAGAVGAATPFVGSWFPSAKAKAAGAPVKVNVSKIEAGQQMVAEWRGQPVFIVRRTEEILANLTKIEGSVADPESAASVQPEYVDKKTRSIKPELLVLVGLCTHLGCSPSFRPEVAPADLGAEWVGGYFCPCHGSRYDLAGRVYKAQPAPLNLPVPPYSYETDDVIIIGVDQEKA; the protein is encoded by the coding sequence ATGAGCAATGACGGCGTGAATGCAGGCCGGCGTCGCTTCCTGGTTGCAGCCACCTCCGTGGTGGGTGCAGCAGGAGCGGTAGGTGCTGCGACTCCGTTCGTGGGGTCATGGTTCCCCAGTGCCAAGGCCAAGGCGGCCGGTGCACCGGTGAAGGTGAACGTCAGCAAGATCGAGGCGGGTCAGCAGATGGTTGCTGAGTGGCGCGGTCAGCCGGTGTTCATCGTGCGCCGTACCGAGGAGATCCTGGCTAACCTGACCAAGATCGAAGGCAGCGTAGCTGACCCCGAATCCGCTGCTTCCGTGCAGCCGGAGTACGTCGACAAGAAAACTCGCTCGATCAAACCCGAGCTGCTGGTGCTGGTCGGTCTGTGCACCCACCTGGGTTGCTCGCCGTCCTTCCGCCCGGAAGTGGCTCCGGCCGATCTGGGTGCCGAGTGGGTCGGCGGTTACTTCTGCCCTTGTCATGGTTCTCGTTACGACCTCGCTGGGCGTGTCTACAAGGCGCAGCCGGCTCCGCTGAACCTGCCGGTGCCGCCCTACAGCTACGAGACGGATGATGTGATCATCATCGGTGTGGACCAGGAGAAGGCCTGA
- a CDS encoding penicillin-binding protein activator, whose translation MIASLRPLSALVLAGLLAACANSPSNSLGQLPRTPQASIEQMLQQADASKPEQAALLRLSAADQAYQQKDVARAARILEQIDIASLQPAQQIFASTLKAELAMQRKQPKSALKALLHPSLERLGELPVEQQVRTQLVRARALEADGQTLAAARERVFIAPLLSGQAAHDNHESIWELVSNLPPQTSAGADSDLAGWLELARATKSGATLEQQQAAIDQWVAQNPQHPAAEQLPEALSKLRELASQPLTRIALLLPQEGQLASVARALRDGFLAAHYEAQQAGQNPPDIKLYDSARIGSLDAFYQQAQADGVQLVVGPLEKPLVKQLSDREQLPITTLALNYSDSGQEGPAQLFQFGLAAEDEAREVARRAWNDGMRRAVALVPRGEWGDRVLDAFRQSWQAQGGTLIAAEHVDQPVELARQIADLFQLRESEARARRLQNTLGTSLDAQPARRQDVDFIFLAATPQQAQQIKPTLAFQYAGDVPVYATSHLFTGAHSQAQYQDLEGIRFCETPWLLDAHAPLRQEVSNQWPQAGGSLGRLYAMGVDAYRLAPRLGQLKALPESRIDGLSGSLSLNPAQRIERQLPWAEFRGGQVQRLPDSIN comes from the coding sequence ATGATCGCTAGCCTGCGCCCTCTTTCTGCTCTCGTTCTGGCAGGCCTGCTCGCCGCCTGCGCCAACTCGCCCTCCAATAGCCTGGGCCAGTTGCCGCGCACCCCACAAGCCAGCATCGAGCAGATGCTCCAGCAAGCCGACGCCAGCAAGCCGGAGCAAGCCGCCCTACTGCGCCTGTCCGCTGCCGACCAGGCTTACCAGCAGAAAGACGTTGCGCGCGCCGCACGCATTCTGGAGCAGATCGATATCGCCAGCCTGCAACCCGCACAACAGATCTTCGCCAGTACGCTGAAGGCCGAACTGGCCATGCAGCGCAAGCAGCCCAAGAGCGCCCTGAAAGCACTGCTGCACCCGAGCCTGGAACGCCTGGGCGAGCTGCCAGTCGAGCAACAGGTTCGCACCCAGCTGGTTCGCGCCCGCGCGCTGGAAGCCGATGGCCAGACCCTGGCCGCTGCCCGCGAACGCGTGTTCATTGCCCCACTGCTGAGCGGCCAAGCCGCTCATGACAACCATGAAAGCATCTGGGAATTGGTTTCCAACCTGCCGCCCCAGACATCCGCAGGTGCCGATAGCGACCTGGCTGGCTGGCTGGAACTGGCTCGCGCCACCAAAAGTGGCGCCACACTGGAACAGCAGCAAGCCGCCATCGACCAGTGGGTCGCCCAAAATCCGCAGCACCCGGCAGCCGAACAACTGCCAGAGGCACTGAGCAAACTGCGTGAACTGGCCAGCCAACCACTGACCCGCATCGCCCTGCTGCTGCCCCAGGAAGGCCAACTGGCCAGCGTCGCACGCGCCCTGCGTGACGGTTTCCTCGCCGCCCATTACGAAGCGCAGCAGGCCGGTCAAAACCCGCCGGACATCAAACTCTACGACAGTGCCCGCATCGGCTCGCTGGACGCCTTCTACCAACAGGCACAGGCCGACGGCGTGCAGCTGGTGGTTGGCCCACTGGAGAAACCACTGGTCAAACAGCTGAGTGACCGTGAACAACTGCCTATCACCACCCTGGCACTGAACTACAGCGACTCCGGCCAGGAAGGCCCCGCGCAGCTATTCCAGTTCGGCCTAGCCGCCGAAGACGAAGCCCGCGAAGTCGCTCGTCGCGCCTGGAACGACGGTATGCGCCGCGCCGTGGCTCTGGTACCTCGCGGCGAATGGGGCGACCGCGTACTCGATGCGTTCCGTCAGAGCTGGCAAGCCCAGGGCGGCACCCTGATCGCCGCCGAGCACGTCGACCAACCTGTAGAACTGGCCCGACAGATCGCCGACCTGTTCCAGCTACGCGAGAGCGAAGCACGCGCCCGCCGCCTGCAGAACACCCTGGGCACCAGCCTGGATGCGCAGCCCGCACGTCGCCAGGACGTCGATTTCATCTTCCTTGCAGCAACCCCACAACAGGCGCAGCAGATCAAGCCAACCCTGGCCTTCCAGTACGCGGGCGACGTACCGGTGTATGCCACCTCACACCTGTTCACTGGCGCCCACAGCCAGGCCCAGTACCAGGATCTGGAAGGCATCCGCTTCTGCGAAACCCCATGGCTGCTGGACGCCCACGCACCACTGCGCCAGGAAGTCAGCAACCAGTGGCCACAAGCCGGTGGCAGCCTCGGCCGCCTCTATGCCATGGGCGTCGACGCCTATCGCCTGGCACCACGCCTGGGTCAACTCAAGGCACTGCCGGAGTCACGTATCGACGGCCTGTCCGGCAGCCTCAGCCTGAACCCGGCGCAACGTATCGAGCGCCAACTGCCCTGGGCCGAGTTCCGTGGCGGTCAGGTTCAGCGACTCCCCGACAGTATCAATTGA
- a CDS encoding BON domain-containing protein, which produces MKRSALIIAALAFSLVLAGCGSRSIGNKIDDQFLGPDVASQISNAHADLSTPTSRIVVTSYNGVILLAGQTPRSELKDLAAQTARRVQGVKKVYNELQVQQPASLLARSNDSLLTTKIKTQMLGDASVPSTRVKVVTENGIVYMLGLVTREEANASTRVVQSVSGVQKVVRLFEYTN; this is translated from the coding sequence ATGAAACGTTCCGCACTGATCATTGCCGCCCTGGCCTTTTCCCTGGTGCTCGCTGGCTGCGGCAGCCGTAGCATCGGCAACAAGATCGACGACCAGTTCCTCGGCCCGGATGTGGCATCGCAGATCAGCAACGCCCATGCCGACCTGTCCACTCCCACGTCACGCATCGTCGTCACCAGCTACAACGGCGTGATCCTGCTCGCTGGCCAGACGCCACGTAGCGAACTGAAAGATCTGGCCGCTCAGACCGCACGCCGCGTACAAGGCGTGAAAAAGGTCTACAACGAACTGCAAGTGCAACAACCTGCGTCGCTGCTGGCACGCAGCAATGACTCGCTGCTGACCACCAAGATCAAGACCCAGATGCTCGGTGACGCCAGCGTGCCGAGCACACGTGTCAAAGTGGTCACCGAGAACGGCATCGTCTACATGCTCGGCCTGGTCACCCGTGAAGAGGCCAACGCTTCCACCCGCGTCGTGCAAAGCGTATCGGGCGTACAGAAAGTGGTGCGACTGTTCGAGTACACCAACTGA
- a CDS encoding glutathione S-transferase N-terminal domain-containing protein has translation MAVTNRLTCYSDPADHYSHRVRLVLAEKGVSVEIVDVELGRCPPKLAEVNPYGSVPTLVDRDLALYESSVVMEYLDERYPHPPLLPVYPVARANSRLLMHRIQRDWCALVDRILDKRSKEAERQLARKELRESLTGVSPLFADKPFFLSEELSLVDCCLLPILWRLPLLGIELPRPAKPLLDYMERQFARDTFQASLSAAERAMR, from the coding sequence ATGGCGGTGACCAATAGGTTGACCTGCTACTCCGACCCCGCCGATCACTATTCCCATCGCGTGCGTCTGGTGCTCGCCGAGAAAGGTGTCAGCGTCGAGATCGTCGATGTCGAGCTGGGCCGTTGCCCGCCCAAGCTGGCTGAAGTGAACCCCTACGGCAGTGTGCCGACCCTGGTCGATCGCGACCTGGCGTTGTATGAATCGTCCGTGGTGATGGAATATCTGGACGAGCGTTATCCGCATCCGCCGTTATTGCCGGTCTATCCGGTGGCACGTGCCAACAGCCGCCTGCTGATGCACCGCATCCAGCGTGACTGGTGCGCGCTGGTCGACCGTATTCTCGACAAGCGCAGCAAGGAAGCCGAGCGCCAGCTGGCGCGCAAGGAGCTTCGTGAGAGCCTGACGGGCGTCTCGCCACTATTTGCTGACAAGCCGTTCTTTCTCAGTGAGGAATTGAGTCTGGTGGATTGCTGTCTGCTGCCGATTCTCTGGCGTCTACCGCTATTGGGAATCGAGCTACCGCGCCCGGCGAAGCCTTTGCTTGACTACATGGAGCGTCAGTTCGCTCGTGATACCTTTCAGGCCAGTCTTTCCGCTGCCGAGCGCGCAATGCGCTGA